The Rhodobacter sp. CZR27 genome includes a window with the following:
- a CDS encoding flagellar motor protein MotB, which yields MAGQSNAAPVVIKRKKVVQGGGHHGGAWKVAYADFVTAMMAFFMLMWLLNATTEKQRKGLADYFNPTIPMNRVSGGGDGAFGGNSVFHDQTMTQTGTGAVNDRATVEEKARGELGESGEAAEEQARLEEVDKMLRARAGESMTMQRLLRHVVTRITDEGLVIEIFDLPAVPLFFGDTAEPEPVLNDIARLLAEILPITTNRIAVNGHVRSYPITLIRNPVWDLSAARAQGMRGLIESAGLPAERLQRVSGFADRKPATPDPTVVRNNRLEVILLRRDR from the coding sequence ATGGCAGGGCAGTCGAATGCCGCGCCAGTCGTCATAAAGCGGAAGAAGGTCGTGCAGGGCGGCGGGCACCATGGCGGTGCCTGGAAGGTTGCCTATGCCGATTTCGTGACGGCCATGATGGCCTTCTTCATGCTGATGTGGCTGCTGAACGCAACGACCGAGAAACAGCGCAAGGGGCTGGCGGATTACTTCAATCCGACGATTCCGATGAACCGGGTCTCGGGCGGGGGCGATGGCGCCTTCGGTGGCAACTCGGTGTTTCACGACCAGACCATGACCCAGACGGGCACCGGCGCCGTGAACGACCGTGCGACCGTCGAGGAGAAGGCGCGCGGCGAGCTGGGAGAGTCCGGCGAGGCCGCCGAGGAGCAGGCCCGGCTGGAAGAGGTCGACAAGATGCTCCGCGCCCGGGCTGGCGAGAGCATGACGATGCAGCGCCTGCTGCGCCACGTCGTGACGCGCATCACCGACGAGGGCCTGGTGATCGAGATCTTCGACCTTCCGGCCGTGCCGCTGTTCTTCGGCGACACCGCCGAGCCGGAGCCGGTGCTGAACGACATCGCGCGGCTTCTGGCCGAGATCCTGCCGATCACCACGAACCGGATCGCGGTGAACGGGCATGTCCGCAGCTATCCGATCACGCTGATCCGCAATCCCGTCTGGGACCTGTCCGCGGCGCGGGCGCAGGGGATGCGCGGGCTGATCGAATCGGCCGGGCTTCCGGCCGAGCGGCTGCAACGTGTGTCGGGCTTCGCCGACCGGAAACCGGCCACGCCGGATCCGACCGTGGTGCGAAACAATCGACTTGAAGTAATTCTGCTCCGCAGGGACCGATGA
- a CDS encoding flagellar hook protein FlgE: protein MTISSSLNAGVAGLNANATRLATIADNIANSGTYGYKRADADFESMVITQSANSGTYSAGGVRANTLRLIEERGALVSTSNAMDMAISGRGMLPVIQETSIGSTTGNDALLMTRTGSFKTDPSGVLKTDTGLVLLGWPATADGTIPTMSRDSIAQLEPVVIAANQTAADPTTRISLGVNLPAEETRDGASGDALTVSVEYFGNLGTSETLTVSYYPEMPASGGSPTNNWTMVIKDSASANRVVGIYEMQFSDARSGGGTLLDLSGATPPGAPAVNPLSTFTDADGNVFNVDPYGTGTIASPTYSSATGTVTLAVAGKASNTVELTLGKPGSANAMTQVSGDFAQTGITKDGSPVGNLTSVEIDDGGYIRATYDTGFTRVIYQVPLVDVPNYNGLTALNNQTFAISPDSGSFYLWNAGDGPTGDVVGYAREGSTTDVAEELTNLIQTQRAYSSNAKIIQTVDEMLQETTNIKR from the coding sequence ATGACGATCTCCTCTTCGCTCAACGCCGGGGTGGCGGGGCTCAATGCCAATGCCACGAGGCTTGCGACGATCGCCGACAACATCGCGAACTCCGGAACCTACGGCTACAAGCGCGCCGATGCCGACTTCGAAAGCATGGTGATCACCCAGTCGGCGAATTCCGGCACCTATTCGGCGGGCGGAGTCCGTGCCAATACCCTGCGGCTGATCGAGGAGCGGGGCGCGCTCGTCTCGACCTCGAACGCGATGGACATGGCGATCTCCGGCCGCGGGATGCTGCCGGTGATCCAGGAAACCTCGATCGGGAGCACGACGGGCAACGACGCGCTGCTGATGACGCGCACCGGCTCGTTCAAGACCGACCCCAGCGGCGTCCTAAAGACGGACACCGGCCTTGTGCTTCTCGGTTGGCCCGCAACTGCCGATGGCACCATCCCGACGATGTCGCGCGATTCGATCGCCCAGCTCGAACCCGTGGTCATCGCCGCGAACCAGACGGCGGCCGATCCCACGACCCGCATCAGCCTGGGCGTGAACCTGCCCGCGGAAGAAACCCGGGACGGTGCCTCGGGCGACGCGCTGACCGTCTCGGTGGAGTATTTCGGCAACCTCGGGACCTCCGAGACGCTCACGGTCAGCTACTATCCGGAAATGCCGGCAAGCGGCGGCTCCCCCACGAACAACTGGACGATGGTCATCAAGGATTCCGCCAGCGCCAATCGCGTGGTGGGGATCTACGAGATGCAGTTCAGCGACGCCCGCAGTGGCGGCGGGACGCTGCTCGACCTGTCGGGCGCGACACCTCCCGGCGCCCCGGCGGTCAACCCGCTGAGCACCTTCACCGACGCGGACGGCAACGTCTTCAACGTGGACCCCTACGGCACGGGGACAATTGCGTCTCCCACCTACAGCAGCGCGACGGGCACGGTGACGCTCGCGGTGGCGGGCAAGGCGAGCAACACGGTCGAACTTACGCTCGGCAAGCCCGGCAGCGCCAACGCCATGACCCAGGTTTCCGGCGACTTCGCCCAGACCGGGATCACCAAGGACGGCTCCCCGGTGGGCAACCTGACCAGCGTCGAGATCGACGATGGCGGCTACATTCGGGCGACCTACGACACGGGCTTCACCCGGGTCATCTACCAGGTGCCGCTGGTGGACGTGCCGAACTACAACGGCCTGACGGCGCTGAACAACCAGACCTTCGCGATATCGCCCGACTCGGGGTCCTTCTACCTCTGGAACGCAGGGGACGGCCCGACGGGCGACGTGGTCGGTTACGCCCGCGAAGGCTCCACGACCGACGTCGCGGAGGAGCTCACGAACCTGATCCAGACCCAGCGTGCTTACTCGTCCAACGCCAAGATCATCCAGACCGTGGACGAGATGCTGCAGGAAACCACCAACATCAAGCGCTGA
- a CDS encoding LysR family transcriptional regulator yields MQETHQVAVARRYLPPVGQLSAFEAVARTGSTAAAARELDLTQGTVSRLVQALEAQLGVALFQRQRKRLKPTQAALAYAEEVRRALDIIGRASLRLASDPDGGVLALAILPTFGTHWLAPRLPGFLKVHPGVTINLATRLKPFDFEGEEFDAAIHFGSPTWPRAGHMRLFGEGVVAVGSPEFLAAHPVRGAADLLSLPLLTLETRPRGWANWFAHHGVSAPVPRGMVFDQFATMMQAAIHGIGVALLPEFLATPALAEGTLSPAFGGPVDGRHAYWLVWPEGRGEHPPLAAFRDWLRAETAGLS; encoded by the coding sequence ATGCAGGAAACGCATCAAGTGGCGGTTGCGCGACGGTATCTGCCCCCGGTGGGCCAGCTCTCGGCCTTCGAGGCCGTGGCACGGACCGGCTCAACCGCCGCGGCCGCGCGCGAGCTGGACCTGACGCAGGGCACCGTAAGCCGGCTGGTGCAGGCGCTGGAGGCGCAGCTGGGCGTCGCGCTCTTCCAGCGCCAGCGCAAGCGGCTGAAGCCCACGCAGGCGGCGCTCGCCTATGCCGAGGAGGTGCGGCGCGCGCTCGACATCATCGGCCGGGCCTCGCTGCGGCTGGCCTCCGACCCGGATGGCGGGGTGCTGGCGCTGGCGATCCTGCCCACCTTCGGGACGCACTGGCTGGCGCCGCGCCTGCCGGGCTTCCTGAAGGTGCATCCCGGCGTCACGATCAACCTCGCGACCCGGCTGAAGCCCTTCGACTTCGAGGGCGAGGAGTTCGACGCGGCGATCCACTTCGGCAGCCCGACCTGGCCCCGGGCGGGCCACATGCGGCTGTTCGGCGAGGGGGTGGTGGCAGTCGGATCGCCCGAGTTCCTTGCCGCGCATCCGGTGCGGGGGGCGGCGGACCTGCTGTCGCTGCCGCTTCTGACGCTCGAGACGCGGCCGCGGGGATGGGCCAACTGGTTTGCCCATCACGGGGTGAGTGCGCCGGTGCCGCGGGGCATGGTGTTCGACCAGTTCGCCACGATGATGCAGGCGGCGATCCACGGCATCGGGGTGGCGCTGCTGCCCGAGTTCCTGGCGACACCGGCGCTGGCCGAGGGCACGCTGTCGCCGGCGTTCGGCGGGCCGGTGGACGGCCGCCATGCCTATTGGCTGGTCTGGCCCGAGGGCCGGGGCGAGCATCCGCCGCTGGCGGCCTTCCGCGACTGGCTCAGGGCCGAGACGGCAGGTCTGTCCTGA
- the nagA gene encoding N-acetylglucosamine-6-phosphate deacetylase has translation MPRILIGATLFDGQHFRSGEALLIRDGRIEAIAAPEALPPAPVERIAGILAPGLVDLQVNGGGGVMLDGGATADTLRTICAAQASLGVLHVLPTLITDTPEATRRVIETAMSAGDIPGFLGLHLEGPHLDPRRKGAHDAALIRPMTDEDLSLYLRAAAALPKLMLTLAPSAATAGQIAALARAGVTVSLGHTDCTLAEARAAFAAGAACVTHLFNAMSPLGHREPGLPGAALTSDVPAGLIADSLHVAPEVLRIALAAKPQGLFLVSDCMAVAGTDLTGFTLHGRRILRRDGRLTLEDGTLAGADLTLPQAVRNLVALGVPAARALAMATSAPAAAIRRPGLGRLSPGDPADLVLLDEGLHPVAIWRAGVRTDLPSRP, from the coding sequence ATGCCGCGGATCCTGATCGGAGCCACCCTGTTCGACGGCCAGCACTTCCGGTCCGGCGAGGCGCTGCTGATCCGCGACGGCCGGATCGAGGCCATCGCCGCGCCCGAGGCGCTGCCCCCCGCCCCTGTCGAGCGAATCGCGGGGATCCTCGCGCCGGGACTGGTCGATCTGCAGGTGAACGGCGGCGGCGGCGTCATGCTGGATGGTGGCGCAACGGCGGACACCCTGCGCACCATCTGCGCGGCGCAGGCGTCGCTGGGGGTGCTCCACGTCCTGCCGACCCTGATCACCGACACGCCGGAAGCCACGCGCCGCGTGATCGAGACGGCGATGTCGGCGGGGGACATCCCGGGCTTCCTCGGGCTGCATCTGGAAGGGCCGCATCTCGACCCGCGCCGGAAGGGGGCGCATGACGCCGCCCTGATCCGGCCGATGACCGACGAGGACCTGTCGCTCTACCTGAGGGCCGCCGCCGCCCTTCCGAAGCTGATGCTGACCCTCGCCCCGTCCGCGGCCACGGCCGGGCAGATCGCGGCGCTGGCACGGGCCGGCGTGACGGTCAGCCTCGGCCACACGGATTGCACTCTGGCCGAGGCACGCGCCGCCTTCGCGGCCGGCGCCGCCTGCGTGACCCACCTGTTCAACGCCATGAGCCCGCTCGGCCATCGCGAACCCGGCCTGCCCGGCGCGGCGCTGACCTCGGACGTGCCCGCGGGGCTGATCGCCGACAGCCTGCACGTCGCGCCCGAGGTCCTGCGCATCGCACTGGCGGCAAAACCGCAGGGGTTGTTCCTCGTCTCGGACTGCATGGCGGTGGCCGGCACCGACCTCACCGGCTTCACGCTGCACGGCCGCCGCATCCTGCGCCGCGACGGGCGCCTGACGCTCGAAGACGGAACGCTTGCCGGCGCCGACCTAACGCTGCCGCAGGCGGTCCGCAACCTCGTGGCGCTGGGGGTTCCGGCCGCGCGTGCGCTGGCAATGGCGACCTCGGCCCCGGCCGCGGCGATCCGCCGGCCCGGCCTTGGCCGGCTGTCGCCGGGGGACCCCGCCGATCTGGTGCTGCTGGACGAGGGCCTGCATCCGGTGGCCATCTGGCGCGCGGGCGTCAGGACAGACCTGCCGTCTCGGCCCTGA
- a CDS encoding phosphatase PAP2 family protein, whose amino-acid sequence MSNPHAAAVAAFLNRYVFEVNADRVLPVEGPAHAAHDIGSDGSAAADVAAGTGALSALNKSVQNKSSLNKNKNKNKNKNKNKNKNKLAGGGVAAGAATLMPALELRRLHQLPAADPFTVARRFVWECLDICLPPGPDFTRLETAVLLAMQSRDAERMRRLPEIEAQAAFSVDEFLRPLGIEGFSGYEATEGLFLNILQATEYVGLLYKARIDRDRPSVVEPRLRPLLAVPAHQSFPSNHSFQAHSIVFAFNAILPEHPATEELQRIAQNVAENREWAGLHFPSDTIAGKELARRFAPYLRDAFGAAFLAAQAEWH is encoded by the coding sequence ATGTCGAACCCCCATGCCGCCGCGGTCGCGGCGTTTCTCAATCGCTATGTCTTCGAGGTCAACGCCGATCGCGTGTTGCCCGTCGAGGGCCCGGCCCACGCAGCCCATGACATCGGCAGCGACGGATCGGCCGCTGCGGACGTGGCTGCCGGCACCGGCGCGCTGTCGGCGCTGAACAAGTCGGTGCAGAACAAGTCGTCGCTCAACAAGAACAAGAACAAGAATAAAAACAAGAACAAGAACAAGAACAAGAACAAGCTGGCGGGTGGCGGGGTTGCGGCGGGCGCGGCCACGCTAATGCCGGCGCTGGAGCTGCGCCGGCTTCACCAGCTTCCGGCGGCCGATCCCTTCACCGTCGCCCGGCGCTTCGTCTGGGAGTGCCTCGACATCTGCCTGCCGCCGGGGCCGGACTTCACCCGGCTGGAGACGGCGGTGCTGCTTGCCATGCAGTCCCGCGACGCCGAGCGGATGCGGCGCCTGCCGGAGATCGAGGCGCAAGCGGCGTTCTCGGTCGACGAGTTCCTGCGCCCGCTGGGGATCGAGGGGTTCTCGGGCTACGAGGCGACCGAGGGGCTGTTCCTGAACATCCTGCAGGCGACTGAATATGTCGGGCTGCTCTACAAGGCGCGGATCGATCGCGACCGGCCGAGCGTGGTGGAGCCGCGGCTGCGCCCGCTGCTGGCCGTGCCCGCGCACCAGAGCTTCCCGTCGAACCATTCCTTCCAGGCCCATTCCATCGTCTTCGCCTTCAACGCCATCCTGCCCGAACATCCGGCAACCGAGGAGTTGCAGCGCATCGCGCAGAACGTGGCGGAGAACCGCGAATGGGCGGGCCTGCATTTCCCTTCGGACACCATTGCGGGGAAGGAGCTGGCGCGGCGGTTCGCGCCCTACCTGCGCGACGCGTTCGGCGCCGCCTTCCTTGCGGCACAGGCGGAGTGGCACTGA
- a CDS encoding S8 family serine peptidase, which yields MTRPVPPRYYWLWHLAALGVLDADFGPVPSDVPPVSDSALRQVPAPRIRSTVWDRIDGGTATVALIDTGVSRMHPNLASRVDSDRSIDLTSHRYGARALPVDDATPWTREERQAFFATLDLEGLHPLQLSSHETDFLEAMVEDLRGSQGVTRRLFEPDETFAAHGTACAGLIVGEPAAVAPHSGARLAPERAFPHGEINPDANLLPYFGVDPFSRLISIRTSFESDPLQFISAFLYAWQHRVDVIVLPRGLPDPVRGRLQPKDDLKADLETWKSRDAADLFQRLQAPGAAASDPYGAQQGFQPDRPWKILCHLIQAISRHIPIVCAAGNDGESQLIYPANLADDGNGIIAVGAVTAEGLRAGYSNYGEGLTLVAPSDDYPVYTRHQMRLNRHDPLIGMHDHSVGAGKEHVYCPLELVTTDLPGVFGYDSGAAPWSSVVPAQGNPGLGGGYYTAFGGTSGAASLVGGLVALMQRARRAAGKDALDGRTAKRLLTRASSVTATVAPGFRPLTPDTMNADDEPLLGPATFFGAGLPDAAALVEAAQAHPVPVQAQTGPTRSETDDLRHGKRA from the coding sequence ATGACCCGCCCGGTTCCCCCGCGCTACTACTGGCTCTGGCATCTCGCGGCGCTCGGGGTGCTCGATGCGGATTTCGGCCCGGTTCCGTCCGACGTCCCGCCGGTCTCGGACAGCGCGCTTCGGCAGGTGCCCGCACCGCGGATCCGCTCGACGGTCTGGGACCGGATCGACGGCGGCACCGCCACCGTCGCGCTGATCGACACCGGCGTCAGCCGGATGCATCCGAACCTTGCCAGCCGGGTGGATTCGGATCGGTCCATCGACCTGACCAGCCATCGCTACGGCGCGCGGGCCCTGCCCGTGGACGATGCGACACCCTGGACCCGCGAGGAGCGACAGGCGTTCTTCGCCACCCTCGACCTCGAGGGGCTTCACCCGCTGCAGCTGTCCTCGCACGAGACGGACTTCCTCGAGGCCATGGTCGAGGACCTGCGCGGCTCGCAGGGCGTGACGCGGCGGCTGTTCGAGCCCGACGAGACCTTCGCCGCCCATGGCACCGCCTGCGCCGGGCTGATCGTCGGCGAGCCCGCCGCCGTCGCGCCCCACAGCGGCGCGCGGCTTGCCCCGGAACGGGCCTTCCCGCATGGCGAGATCAACCCGGACGCAAACCTCCTGCCCTATTTCGGCGTGGACCCGTTTTCGCGCCTGATCTCGATCCGCACCTCGTTCGAGAGCGATCCGCTGCAGTTCATCTCGGCCTTCCTCTATGCCTGGCAGCATCGGGTGGACGTGATCGTGCTGCCGCGCGGCCTGCCCGACCCGGTGCGCGGGCGGTTGCAGCCGAAGGACGACCTGAAGGCCGATCTGGAGACCTGGAAGAGCCGCGACGCGGCCGACCTGTTCCAGCGCCTGCAGGCACCGGGAGCGGCTGCGTCCGACCCTTACGGCGCGCAGCAGGGCTTCCAGCCCGACCGGCCGTGGAAGATCCTCTGCCACCTGATCCAGGCGATCTCGCGCCATATCCCGATCGTCTGTGCGGCCGGCAATGACGGCGAGAGCCAGCTGATCTATCCGGCGAACCTCGCCGACGATGGCAACGGGATCATCGCGGTGGGCGCCGTGACGGCCGAAGGGCTGCGGGCCGGCTACTCCAACTATGGCGAGGGGCTGACGCTGGTGGCGCCCTCGGACGACTATCCGGTCTATACCCGCCACCAGATGCGGCTGAACCGCCATGACCCGCTGATCGGCATGCACGACCACTCGGTCGGCGCCGGGAAGGAGCATGTCTACTGCCCCCTGGAGCTGGTCACGACGGACCTTCCGGGCGTCTTCGGCTATGACAGTGGGGCCGCTCCCTGGTCCTCCGTCGTGCCGGCGCAGGGCAATCCGGGGCTAGGCGGGGGGTATTACACCGCCTTTGGCGGAACGTCCGGCGCCGCCTCCCTGGTCGGAGGTCTGGTCGCCCTGATGCAGCGTGCGCGTCGCGCGGCGGGCAAGGATGCGCTGGACGGCCGGACGGCCAAGCGGCTCCTCACGCGGGCGTCCTCGGTCACGGCAACCGTTGCGCCGGGCTTCCGGCCGCTGACGCCGGACACGATGAATGCCGATGACGAGCCGCTGCTGGGTCCCGCCACCTTCTTCGGCGCGGGGCTGCCGGATGCCGCAGCCCTGGTGGAGGCCGCGCAGGCCCACCCCGTTCCGGTGCAGGCCCAGACTGGTCCGACGCGTTCGGAAACCGATGACCTGCGTCATGGAAAACGTGCATGA
- a CDS encoding acyl-CoA dehydrogenase, whose product MKDLKAKDAPDLGRFDWEDPFRMELQLSEEERMLRDGARAYAQERLLPRVTAACREEQTDPAIFREMGEMGLLGATIPEAYGGLGASYVAYGLIAREIERVDSGYRSMMSVQSSLVMYPIYAYGTEEQRQRYLPGLARGQFIGCFGLTEPDAGSDPAGMKTVARKTAGGYVLNGSKMWISNAPIADIFVVWAKSEAHGGKIRGFVLEKGLKGLSAPKIAGKLSLRASITGEIVMDGVEVPEDALLPDVEGLKGPFGCLNRARYGISWGVLGAAEACLHAARQYGLDRRQFGRPLAQTQLYQLKLANMMTDIALGAQASLRVGRLLDEANAAPEMISIVKRNNCGKALEAARHARDMHGGNGIQEDFHVMRHMVNLETVNTYEGTHDVHALILGRAITGLQAFF is encoded by the coding sequence ATGAAAGACCTGAAAGCCAAGGATGCCCCCGATCTCGGCCGCTTCGACTGGGAAGACCCCTTCCGGATGGAGCTTCAGCTGTCCGAGGAGGAGCGGATGCTGCGCGACGGCGCCCGCGCCTACGCCCAGGAACGGCTGCTGCCGCGCGTGACCGCCGCCTGCCGCGAGGAGCAGACCGATCCCGCGATCTTCCGCGAGATGGGCGAGATGGGCCTTCTGGGCGCCACGATCCCCGAGGCCTACGGCGGGCTCGGCGCCTCCTACGTCGCTTACGGCTTGATCGCGCGCGAGATCGAGCGGGTGGATTCCGGCTATCGCTCGATGATGTCGGTGCAGTCCTCGCTGGTGATGTATCCGATCTACGCCTACGGGACCGAGGAGCAGCGGCAGAGATACCTGCCCGGCCTTGCCAGGGGCCAGTTCATCGGCTGCTTCGGCCTGACCGAGCCTGATGCCGGGTCGGACCCAGCCGGCATGAAGACCGTCGCCCGGAAGACCGCCGGCGGCTATGTGCTGAACGGCTCGAAGATGTGGATCTCGAACGCGCCGATCGCGGATATCTTCGTGGTCTGGGCGAAATCCGAGGCGCATGGCGGCAAGATCCGCGGCTTCGTGCTGGAGAAGGGCCTGAAGGGGCTCAGCGCCCCGAAGATCGCCGGCAAGCTCAGCTTGCGCGCCTCGATCACCGGCGAGATCGTGATGGATGGCGTCGAGGTCCCCGAGGACGCCCTGCTGCCCGACGTGGAAGGGCTGAAGGGTCCGTTCGGCTGCCTCAACCGCGCGCGCTACGGCATCAGCTGGGGCGTGCTGGGCGCGGCCGAGGCCTGCCTGCACGCCGCGCGCCAGTATGGCCTCGACCGCAGGCAGTTCGGCCGTCCGCTGGCGCAGACCCAGCTTTACCAGCTGAAGCTTGCCAACATGATGACCGACATCGCGCTGGGGGCGCAGGCCAGCCTGCGCGTCGGGCGGCTGCTGGACGAGGCCAATGCCGCGCCCGAGATGATCTCGATCGTCAAGCGCAACAACTGCGGCAAGGCGCTCGAGGCCGCGCGGCACGCCCGCGACATGCACGGCGGCAACGGCATCCAGGAGGATTTCCACGTCATGCGCCACATGGTGAACCTGGAGACCGTGAACACCTATGAGGGCACGCATGACGTCCATGCGCTGATCCTCGGTCGCGCGATCACCGGGCTGCAGGCCTTCTTCTGA
- a CDS encoding SARP family transcriptional regulator — MYLFGPFTLLGPGGEDLTPKSRKSRAILAMLAVAPRGSRSRVWLRDKLWSDRGEDQASASLRQALLDIRKSLGARGAQLLTADKNTVSLDLGMVSVDALELAQRERRGEEPVTTEHFLEGIDVRDPEFEEWLTLERQSWFARLEEAGFEADLAPKAVLSEARREASPAVPRTAPPPSMPLRPPTGAPPSDSEPGWRVALMPPVILGGDPAAAVLHADVQRALRRALIETGDLRLVEMAPVGFGDVGPPLFSRLPEQVHLSIQVRVLADPTSLRLGIVLQNPADNTLVWADEMAAPRREAAEATFAMPLIVRATEEAMMHFLRRHGTEAAEADGRIAAAVASMFRLARGDLDRSEEILRRHVDTTPTAQGYAWLAFLNTFRVGQRFNPADAPLIEETQHLAHRALGLEPNNALVSALVGHIHSYLFGEFDHAAALFERSLRVNPAQTLAWDLYAMLHAYAGQPKRALAMARWARHLGAFSPHRYYFETTRAITGNFSGDHRTALDAGQAALAERPDFNSLLRVLVSSNAHLDRPDEARLFLDRLLQVEPNFSIASLRESGYPGLDTEGGRHFLDGLVKAGVRRH, encoded by the coding sequence ATGTATCTGTTCGGGCCCTTCACCCTGTTGGGGCCCGGCGGCGAGGATCTGACGCCGAAGTCGAGGAAGTCGCGCGCCATCCTTGCCATGCTTGCGGTGGCACCTCGCGGGTCGCGCTCGCGCGTGTGGCTGCGCGACAAGCTGTGGAGCGACCGGGGCGAGGATCAGGCCTCGGCCAGCCTGCGGCAGGCGCTGCTCGACATCCGCAAGTCGCTGGGGGCGCGCGGCGCGCAGCTGCTGACGGCGGACAAGAACACGGTCTCGCTCGATCTGGGAATGGTATCGGTCGATGCGCTGGAACTCGCACAGCGCGAGAGGCGGGGCGAGGAGCCGGTGACGACCGAGCATTTCCTTGAAGGGATCGACGTGCGCGATCCCGAGTTCGAGGAATGGCTGACGCTGGAGCGGCAAAGCTGGTTCGCCCGTCTGGAGGAGGCCGGTTTCGAGGCCGATCTGGCGCCGAAGGCCGTGCTTTCCGAGGCGCGGCGCGAGGCTTCGCCCGCTGTTCCGCGCACCGCGCCGCCGCCCTCCATGCCCCTGCGGCCTCCGACCGGGGCGCCGCCCTCGGACAGCGAGCCGGGCTGGCGCGTCGCGCTGATGCCGCCGGTGATCCTTGGCGGCGACCCGGCCGCGGCGGTGCTTCATGCCGATGTGCAGCGCGCCCTGCGGCGGGCCCTGATCGAGACCGGCGACCTGCGCCTCGTGGAGATGGCGCCGGTCGGTTTCGGCGACGTGGGACCGCCGCTGTTCTCGCGCCTGCCCGAGCAGGTTCATCTGAGCATTCAGGTCCGCGTGCTGGCCGATCCGACCTCGCTGCGGCTGGGGATCGTGCTGCAGAATCCCGCCGACAACACGCTGGTCTGGGCCGACGAGATGGCGGCGCCCCGGCGAGAGGCGGCCGAGGCGACCTTTGCCATGCCGCTGATCGTGCGCGCGACGGAAGAGGCGATGATGCACTTCCTGCGCCGCCACGGCACCGAGGCCGCCGAGGCCGACGGACGCATCGCCGCCGCCGTCGCCTCGATGTTCCGGCTGGCGCGGGGCGATCTCGACCGGTCGGAAGAGATCCTGCGCCGCCACGTCGATACCACCCCCACGGCGCAGGGCTACGCGTGGCTTGCCTTCCTCAACACGTTCCGCGTGGGCCAGCGCTTCAACCCGGCCGATGCCCCGCTGATCGAGGAGACGCAGCACCTCGCCCATCGCGCGCTGGGGCTGGAGCCGAACAACGCGCTGGTCTCGGCGCTGGTCGGCCATATCCACTCCTATCTCTTCGGCGAATTCGACCATGCCGCGGCGCTGTTCGAGCGGTCGCTGCGCGTGAATCCGGCGCAGACGCTGGCCTGGGACCTCTATGCCATGCTGCATGCCTATGCCGGGCAGCCGAAGCGCGCGCTCGCCATGGCGCGCTGGGCGCGGCACCTCGGCGCCTTCAGCCCGCACCGCTACTATTTCGAGACGACCCGCGCCATCACCGGCAACTTCTCGGGCGATCACCGCACGGCGCTGGACGCCGGGCAGGCGGCGCTGGCCGAGCGGCCGGATTTCAACTCGCTCCTGCGGGTGCTGGTGTCGTCCAACGCCCACCTCGACCGGCCGGACGAGGCGCGGCTGTTCCTCGACCGGCTGCTGCAGGTCGAGCCGAACTTCTCGATCGCCTCGCTCAGGGAGTCGGGCTATCCCGGCCTTGATACCGAGGGCGGTCGGCATTTTCTGGATGGATTGGTAAAGGCCGGCGTGCGCAGGCACTGA